The genomic stretch GGAATTCCTCCGCCGGCAGCAACGCCTCAACCTCGTTCATATCGCGATAGCGCACGGAGAATTCGGCATAGATGATCGGATTGATGATCAGCGGCACCCGCCCGGCGAGCTTCGCAAGCGCTCCGCGCGACCACTCGAGCCAAACCGGGTCGCGTACGGCGATATCGACGAGGATGTTGGTGTCGACCAGAACGGCCATTTCAACGGTCTCTCGTCATACCCATCAGGGCATCCGCATCGATAGACGGATCCCCGGTCCCCTCGAGACGCCGCAGCGTCGCCATGAAGCCGTCAAGCCGCTGCCGCTCCTGCTCGTGCAACGGATCGTTCTTTGGCGCGACCACCAGCTTGCCGTTCTCGACGGTGAAGACCACTTCGGAATTCGGTTCGATGCCAACCAGTTCCCGCAGATCCCGCGGAATGGTTACCTGTCCCTTCGACGTCACGCGCATGTTCGTGCTCCTGATTGGTAATACTTACTATTACCGACGGAACAAGTCAAGAACACGGTCAGGCAGTCGCCAGCACCTTCCGCATGCGGTCACCGCCGCGATTATGGGCGTGGCAGATGGCGATTGCGAGCGCGTCCGCCGCGTCGTTCCCCACGAAGGTGGCTTTCGGCATCAGGATCTTCAGCATCATGTGGATCTGCTGCTTCTCGCCATGCCCCACCCCGATCACGGCCTTCTTGACGGCGTTGGGAGCATATTCCGACACCCGCAGACCCGCCCGTGCCGGAACAAGCATCACCACACCTCGCGCCTGCCCAAGCTTCAGCGTTGCCACCGCGTCCTTGTTGACGAAGGTCTGCTCCACCGCTGCCTCGTCGGGTTGATAGGCATGCACGACTTCCGCCAGCCCATCATGCAACTGGCACAGGCGTGAGGCGAGATCCATGTCGCCGTCCGACGTCACCGTGCCGGACGCGACGAACCGCAGACAGTTGCCAAGCGTCTCGATGATGCCCCAGCCTGTTCGCCTGAGGCCGGGATCGATGCCGATGATGCGAATCGTGTTTGTCATAGCCGTCATCCTAAGGCTGGAGCATCAGCATTGCCACGCAAAATGTGAACAAAACAAAAACGGAAGGCGAGCGGGACTGCTGATCTGGCGTTAACCATGTTGGCCAAGTTCGGTGCAAAAGACCCGCCTCGCGTGCAACACTCTTCCTCATGGTGAATTAGCTCGCCAGAACATGCGCATACGGAATCATGAGGAGGCCGACATGCGGGATCGAGACAGGCTCGAGAACGAACTGCTGGAACTACGCGCGGTGGCGGACGCCCTTGACGGCAGCCTTCGCAGATTTGCCGCCGGCGACATCTACCAGAACATGGATATCGCGTTTCCCCGCACCTTCGATGGCATGCGGAAGGATTTCAACCGAGGACTGAGGTCGCTGACCGCCAGCCTCGACGAGATCATCAGCCGCACCCGTGAGCTGCGTTCGGAATCCACCGAACTGCGTCTCAGCCTCCACCTCAACGGGGAAGACGACG from Pseudorhizobium banfieldiae encodes the following:
- a CDS encoding AbrB/MazE/SpoVT family DNA-binding domain-containing protein, which codes for MRVTSKGQVTIPRDLRELVGIEPNSEVVFTVENGKLVVAPKNDPLHEQERQRLDGFMATLRRLEGTGDPSIDADALMGMTRDR
- the ruvC gene encoding crossover junction endodeoxyribonuclease RuvC, with protein sequence MTNTIRIIGIDPGLRRTGWGIIETLGNCLRFVASGTVTSDGDMDLASRLCQLHDGLAEVVHAYQPDEAAVEQTFVNKDAVATLKLGQARGVVMLVPARAGLRVSEYAPNAVKKAVIGVGHGEKQQIHMMLKILMPKATFVGNDAADALAIAICHAHNRGGDRMRKVLATA